In Pan paniscus chromosome 15, NHGRI_mPanPan1-v2.0_pri, whole genome shotgun sequence, the sequence GTACCTCTCCATATTGGGCAAGTGACAGACACTCTTGGaacctcagtctcttcatctgccTGCCCCAAAAGAGTGGCTGTCAGTGCAAAGGGGATGGAGAAGGTGACTCTGGGTCACCACCCAGCATTGCACCCAGGAGGGTTCATTACCGAGCTCTTGTTATATGGCTAAGCTCTGGCTTGGAGGGATGGGTGGAAACAAGTTGAGGCAGGGTCTCCAACACTCCAACAAAAGGGGCAGCCATAGCCCTGCCCAGGAGGCAAGGCTAAGCCTGGGGGCTATTAGAAAAGTGGTCATGGCCATGAAAGGTAGCCTGAAAAACGAAGGCTTACGAGTTAGGTCAGGGCCCAGAATCCCTCCTCCCACACTCACTAGCTGTGATAAATCATGAAACTGTATTGagccttgattttctcatctgtaaaatggggatgacaatAGGGCCTACCTCCCAGGGTTGTTATGAGAGCAGGAACCTTGCTCACCACTGCATCCCATCAGGACAATGCCTGGCatgtggtaggtgctcaataaatgtatgtGACTAAATGAGAAACATTCAAGTGCCTCCTGCGGGGCTAGGCACAGAATAGGTACACAATAAGTGGTAGTCTTCCCTCCTGCCGCCCCTGGCTAGGGCTCTGGACTTCTAGTCTGGTGCCTTCATCCATGGCCCAGTAGTACCAGGAGCAGCAGCTCAGCCCATTTCTCTCTTCCCTGAACCTAGTTGGCAGTGCCAGGCCTGTTGCTCCTGCTAACCAATGTTCCAAGTGCCCCCAGCACAGGCAGCAAGACTGGTGCTGGTCAGAGGCTCTGTGGCTTGGGAGGGGCCGTAGAGGGGTGCTGCAACATCAAGGAAGCCACAGTGTCACTCTTCTTCTGCCCCTTTTCTCCTACCCGAGCTTGTCCTTCTTGCTGCTTCTCAGCCCGGTTTGCCCGCTCCTGTGGGCACACAGCTTGGCCCAGAACGAAGTTCAGACTTGCAATGTCTTTGCCTCCAGGCACCTCTTTCAGAGGCCCGTGGCAGCTGCCTCCCATCCCAGAGAAGGGGAACGACATGCACCGAACCCCTGCGAGGCTGGGAGGGACCCACCCTCTCTCTTCCCTTGCAGTATCTCAACAGCTGTACCCCAGCTGCTGGGACCAGCTCCCTTGGCAAAACTGGCTGGTGGGGGGGACAAAATGAATGGTAGCCACCCCTGGTCCTGCCCTCTTGGTCTCCCTCAGTCTGGAAAAAAGTTCAGCCCGCAGCGGGGATGGGCAGCCTTTGCCTCTGCCCTGGGACCCATCTTTGCTGAAGCTGCCAAGAGGACGGGGGCCTTTCCTTGCTACCCACCCCACCCCGGAGACCTACCGGCATTCGCAGCGAACGTGCTGAGAGAACGTCAGCTCCACGTAGGAGGGCCGGTCCCCAGAACGGATCTTTAGGAGCTGAAGGAAGAAAGAGTTGATGCCTGGATTGGGGAGTGGCCCATGAGTTTCCGgcactcttctctctctccttgtaAGGAGAACCCGACTCTGTTTCCTGCTAGCCTGTGGACTACAGGCCCTCACTCCACTCTGAATGTGGGGCAAACAGCTCTCTCAGCTGCATGGGGATCTGAGGGAGGCCCCTGTCCCTCCCTGCCCGGGAGCACTAGCACAGCAATAGCACAGGAAGGGGGCTCATGTTCTGGAGTCAGAGAGACCCGTGTTCAGATCTTGACTCTTTTACCTGCTGAACAAGTGAAATAACATCTCTGAACCTTGagttccccatctgtgaaatgggaatgacaCCAGCCTTGAAGGATTGAATGACACACCACTTGTGGCACGCCTAGGACAGTGCTTGGCATTActcagtaagtgctcagtaaaccaCTGCGTGTGTGACATGTAAGCTGCACTTGCTTGAAAAGGCACCAAATGCTCCTGGTGTCAACAGGGACTTTATACAAGCAGATTTCTTTCCAGCTTTAACTAGACACCCTGAGTCTTGGGATAGGACTCAGCGTGAGGCTGAGAAAGCTGGTGGGGGTGGAGATGAGTGGGCTCAGAGCCATCGGAGGGCTTAGGAAGAAGAGGCCCTGGGCTGGGGTGGTAGGAGCACTGGCCTGGGAGTCAGGCTCCAGCCCTGGGACCTGGGCCTATCTTCTTCCCTCTCCAGGTCCCTTCTAGTGGGCAGATTCGGTGGCCCCCTGGGCAGGGTGTGGACCTACCTGCATGGTGACATTGGCCGTCTCCACCGGCACACAGTGCAGGTTCTCATCGCCGCAGCAGCCGGTGCAGCGCAGCAGGGAGACACAGGATGGGCTGAACATGTGCTCCACCTCGCTGGGGTACTCAGACACGATGTCCACCAGCCTCTCCAGCGCCCGGCAGTAGCTGC encodes:
- the PGF gene encoding placenta growth factor isoform X2; its protein translation is MPVMRLFPCFLQLLAGLALPAVPPQQWALSAGNGSSEVEVVPFQEVWGRSYCRALERLVDIVSEYPSEVEHMFSPSCVSLLRCTGCCGDENLHCVPVETANVTMQLLKIRSGDRPSYVELTFSQHVRCECRPLREKMKPERCGDAVPRR